The sequence GAAATCCCGACTAGTGATAGTCTTTTTGGAGTAGAAATACATCAAGATTCTAGTTCATCGGAAGATGATTCTTCTTCAGGATTAGAAGAAATTCCAGTTCTAATGATGGATTTACAGATGGAAAGTATTGATAACATCCTAGCGGATGTAATGCAATATCCATTATCTCCCAGCTTGGCTCCTGAGTCTACCCAATTTGCAGCTCAACCAGAGCCTTCCATTCCTTATGTGCCTGTTCAGGTCTTGCCTTCAAAATATGCCAAGCTAGTGACAGTAATTGCTTTCTTTGACATTGGGGCACAAAAAAGCATGATAAACCCGTCTATTCTTCCACAAGAATATTGGCGATACAAAGAGAATAGATTTAAGGCAGCTAATGGAGAGATTTTTAAGACAACCCTGATTACAAGACAATGGATAGGTATACAGTTTTTTCCAAATTGTGTTATCTGGACGCATGTTATTAGATCAGAATTTCCAAACAATGACCTCTTGATCGAATTTGACATTTATCATCAGGCTGCAAAGTTACAAATCCTCCCTATAGGTATtaaattcaagaggcaattccGTCCATATACAAATACCAGTAATCTGTTTGCTATCTCAGATGTAGAAGGACCTTTCCTAGAATACAGGGAAAAGTTCTTATCATTTTGTCCTGAATCACATGCTCATTTTCAGCATACTTAGCCACTTTGGAAGAACCCACAATTTTTCATTAAGCTACCTTTCAAACTTAATGAAGACGTGAATCCTACTAGGGCAACCCACACTGGAATGTCTCCATCAGATTTAGCACTTGCCAGATCAGAATGCTTAGCGCTCCTTCAGCAAGGTCTCATTGAACCCACAACATCTTAGTGGGCTTGCCAGGCATTTTATGTTGAAAAAAGATCGGAGAAAATTAGAGGAAAAAAGCGGTTTGTTATTGATTACAAGCCTCTAAACTATTTCCTACAGGATAACAAATTTTCTCTTCCAAGGATCTTAAACCTCAAAGTCCACATCCAGAAAGCTCAATACTATTCAAAGTTTGATTTAAAGACAGGCTTTTGGCAATTAGGCATAAACCTAGCTGACATGCATAAAACATCATTCTGCATTCCGAATGCCCAGTATCAGTGGATGGTCATGCCATTTGGGCTCAAAACAGCCCCATCACTATTCCAAAAGACCATGGTGCAAGTATTTCAACCCATTTTACATTCGGCCCTGATTTATATTGATGACATACTACTATTCTCAGAGACAGAGGATGCTCATCATGAACTTCTACAGTATTTTCTGGCAATTGTCCAAAAATATGGAATCATGCTTTCTGAAAAAAAGAGCATTATTGGATAGAAggaaattgaattgattggCATGCATTTCAAAGATGGACAATATACTTATGGTCCGCATCTCACTGaagaattgaaaaattttccctATGAGAATCTTTCAGTAAAGCAGATCCAGCAATTTCTCAGGATTCTTAACTATGTCAGAGATGTCATGCCCCATTTGTTCAAATATACATGTCATCTCTCAAAAATGCTAAAGAAGAATCCTCCTCCATGGTCTGTAGAGCAAACTATAGctgtcaaaaaattaaaagaactgGCCCGGGATTTGCCTGAACTGATGATATCCTCAACAGGAAAGTTAATACTCCAAACAGATGCATCTGACTATGCATGAGGAGCAATATTGCTCGAGAATCTTGACGGAAAGGAAAGGTTGTGTGGATATGCATCAAGAACCTTTTCTAAAGCAGAGACACATTACCATTCAACGTACAAGGAGATTCTTGCAGTCAAATACGGCATAAAAAGGCCCTATTTCCAGGTCATTGAAGGAGCATATGCCACTCAAAATATATGTTACCAATGGAAAACCATTGATCGACCTCTTCATCAAGCACCTCAGGTTATAGCGAAACTAGATCTTGCACTAAGAGTTAGGAATCAGCAGGAAGACATGGTCATTTCCACACCACTCATCTGCACACAACAATGGATGGATGTTATGCCACCATCTCCCACATTGCCGACACCCCGGGATGACCCCACACTCTCTCAAGAGCAGCAGGATGCACTAATGCAAGATTCCTAACCACTGGAAGATAATGAAGAGCTAAACGACAATAACATTGGTCCATGGTACAAACATCGTTATAGTGATGTCAATAATAAAGACTGGCAGAATCTGAACATCTCTCCCTCTCATTCTATGTAATACATTAAGCGTTGTCGTGTCTCAGTTATAGCTGTCAAAAGTTGAGGTAAAATTATGTATTGTCATAGTCttggtttaaaaaaaaaagggtgcATATGCATTGTATTTGTATCATGATAGTGACGTTTCAGGAAGTATGTCTTGGAAGCCAATCACGTGGTGTGAACAATTAGACTTCCTTGAAATGTGTAATGTATAAGTAATGTCACTTAGTGTCTTGGGTGAGCCTCAAGTCCCTATTTAAAGAGGCCCTGGTTGTAATAAAGGGGCAAGCTTCCTTCCCtcttctaataaataaaatctctgCGTTCTAATACTTATGGCTTTCTGAgctctctctcttctctgATCCTTTGGCAATTGTTCCTTAGCTAAGCTACGATCTGTTTATTCTCGAATACAAAAAGGCTAGCTCGGCTCATCGGGAtttaaagaacaaagaaccCCAGGCTAGGTGTGCCGTCTTGGTCGTAGTTTGCGATCCTTATCCAGCCTCGAGCTTATAGTATGAGTATCTGGGTTTAGTTACATTTGATGGCAAAGACTATAATATATTCTTGAAGTTTTTATGATATGAGAAGTTCCTATATAAACCATGTGTCATGGGTGACATATTTGGGAGGTACATAACtaccattaataaaatattgcaGCGTGTTATAATTGTAACGAATTCATGTCATCTAATAACTTCTTCGAATGATATGAATGGTCCATATTTGAATCCAACGGTCTAAAACCGATGGTTCTTCTACAGGCGAGAGAGGGCGAccttattatatatgtttgataCTCAAAAGAAGGAAATGGCGGTGAGGGGAGAGAATCGGAGTCCATAATAACGCACAGTACAAAATGTTGCGGGAACAGTCATCTTTTTCCTTCCCATTTTGGTGGTGTTTCAGACAAAAGCTGCCTATTATCACATGCTTTTTCCACAAGTCAATCTCTTACATTATTCCAACCTGTCACTGCTCTCACTACTCATTACCACACCCACCATTACCCTCGTGAGATTGCccaattttttatcttttttttcaaagaCAATCATGTTGCTCGTTCATCTCAAAGGCTAAAATCCTGCTAGTGATAATATTAACCTCGAGAAGAGAAAATGAAATCTTCTAAGGAAAATGGTACGTGGACATGCACATCCGGGCCTGACAATTACTTATCACATTTAGTGTAAGGTATGATTAAGTGCCAAACTAACAATAGAGTTGCTGACTGGGTGGCTAAGGCATCAACTAATAGGATATTGGGTTATCCGTCCTCCATATTTgcaataatttacttttatcttATATGTTGATGCTTCACTTCAATgaagttaataaatttttctatataaaaaaagaagaagttatCAATGATTTTGGAAAACACAGAGCTGGTGCAAAAACgaaaacaaagaagaaactaattgaaaagaagaaagaaaagaaaaggaaaaagcgAATTTTGTATCTAACTTGAGCAAACATTACTTGTCTATTTTATACTAATGCTCAACGTGTCTAGCGTAGGGTAGGGTATGGTGTGGGTCCAACACCCCAAAATGGGTACGAAGCTCCTAAACAATATTGTCTCTTATGACTAACCCAGGAATGTTTTTCATTTACAGATTCAATGTGGTACCTTGGTGCATATCACTAGGAGAGAATCCAATGCAACCACATGATAATTAGATGTTCTAAATACAGAAAacctatattaaaaatattaaattgataaataattaataattttatataataaaatatatatcaattatttaatatttatatagttaaaaaataaactttatattaaatttataagcaaCTTTCTTTCTCATGATTAAAATAGTAGCTTTAACTTGTGGCaagttaataataaattgatactATTCAGCAAAATCTATTTCTAAGTTCTTAAAACTTTTGGTATTCAACccttaaatattatttttattttaaaagacttctaaatcacttttttggttaatattaaattttttacccTCAATCTAAACCAATAACCACTcgaattttcctttatttgcttgtagctaaaaaaaaaaaaaagaagtcaTGGGAATGAgtataaaagtaattttatgttattcttGATCTCAAAATGATTCCATACTCAATTGCTCATTGATATACACTATGGTTACCTTgcattctaaataaaattaaggttTTAAAGCccattgaaaaataaaataaaataaacacaGGAATTAATAAGAGAAACTAATTGAATAACAAGGAAACCATTTTTCACTTACCAACTGAATAGACTAACAACCCAAGGCAGTCCAATATATTACCAGCAGGAATCAGGATTCACTAGTACTTGCATGAGATTTTTGTTTATCTTGTTCGTGTTTTTGCTCTTCTCCTTTATCCTCATGTgctccttcttcttctactgGTTCTGCCACTGGAATATCTGCAGGTCGGGTTGGAGGTGGGTCGACCCGACCATCGAGGCAAGAAGAGCATTTTCTCTCTACCCAACCTTCGAAATCATATTGTCCATGACCCATGACCCGACGACCCGAACAGAGACGACCAATCATGCCGGCTACAACTCCTAGAATAGTGATCACTGCAAGAACTGCTATGACGGGGCCAACTGACCCGTGACCAGTGTGGGCAGTGTAGGCTTGCTGGTTAATTTCTATTGATGGTGATTCTTGTTGTTGTTGGTCTAGTGGTGTAgacattgagaaatatattataaagctTGACAATAGCTTTTAAGGGTTTTTGGAGGGCTTTAGAATCCTGGTTTCTTGTTTGTTTTgacagaaaataatgaaaattattgGTGGAGATGGGAACTGGAAATGGGTTTTGCTAGAGATATTGTTTGAGTAAAGCTGGAGGGATCCTGAAATGCGACAAGTATTAggaccttttcttttctttttttcttccttttattttctgttctttttcttactGGGTGtaaagggagagaaaaatgCAGGCTCAGCAAgtgaacaaaaaagaaaatggaaaatgaaagtgttttgttttgataagCTTTGCTTTTTATAGTAGAGAGGagtttagtatttattttatatttctgtGTTTCTTATTCTTCGAGAACTTCTGGAAGAGGAAGAAACAGAAGTTGCAATTGATCTAAATCACTatgacaaaaaagaaaaaagaaaaaacataagTAGGAAGAAAAGTTTGGGACAGCTGTTTTAGAGAGGAAAAAGGGGAAGTTTTGAATGAAAAGGAAAGCCCAAGAAAAGGCCCTTTTCATATATAGGGAGGAACATTTCTCAGGACATTATCTAGGAATACTGCAAGGATTCAGGAAATAACTGACCTGGGAGTTGGCATggttttaaaatagaaaaagctTAAAAGGGTTGAAGAAACGTCCTGCCCTTTGTATGGTTCCCAGAGTGAAAATTGGAAAAATGATAAGTAGTTTGATAAATTTTCACTGCCTTTCTTACTCTGCTTGACCAACTTTTTGAGGCAGAGTGAACGTTAATGTTTTATAGCAATAACTTGCTATATACATCTAGTAAGACGCAAACACAATATAAACTAATTGAATTACATCTTGAATTCctcacataaaaatatttgctGCGTTACTTGTTAATTACAAATTCAGCCaagttttcctttttctttttccccatCTATTCAAGAAACCTGGTATACAGAATATACCATTCTTCGGCACAAAGAGAAGCATAGCATGatcatgatatatatatataaaatctacgtttaattctttttgtttccttttctttttctttttttttttattttctttagagaTAATATTTCATTGCACCAAGCAAACACCAAGCTGTATACCAAATGAGCCAATTCCTCATCATTCATTCATTCTTAAAGTTGTTTCCTCTAGCTACTAGATAAGTTTGCTTTTCCTTAGAGGTCAAAAAGCTAAAcatttactttctttctttttctataaagaTAATTGAAAGCTATACATTATGTTAAAAAACTTTTAGGCAATTGGTCCacgtctctctctctctacctTTTATAGTTTTTCTCCCCAGATAATGCTTGATGAAGTCTGCATTCACTTATCCAAGAACTGATAATTTTGCTTTTCAACTGGCACTCTTCTTTTTTGGATGTAGTGATcaattaatttcattagtaAGAGATAAATATCATGTTTAAATGTCCATTTAGGTACTCATTCTGAGCTTGATAAGAATTGCCAATGCCATACACCATCATCAACCTCATTATTTGCAAGTTTGAGGATTACACTAGCAATTTTGAAATTAGTTTTATCATTGTTTTGGCAAGATTTGAGAGCAAGTACCAAAGTGGTACAGTAGTATCTTCAAAATCCAACTGAAACAATAGTTTAAAGAGAAACGAAAATCGACAATGCACTGGATAGAGGTCATCAACCCCCTGCCTGCATAGAGAATCTAATCTGAAAGCAGAGAGCATGTGTTtgaggatgatgatgaagGTGATGGTGATTGTGATAGTTCATGATGGCCTATAATAATTTTGGCAGATCCGAATACATGGGATTTTGAGAGAGaaaaacattttatttatttgtttatttttaatgtacaTATGGGCAGAGAGCTCAATGGGGTTTAGTCAGTCAGGTATCTACCAGCTattctctatatttttttcGGAATTTAAGCACTCCTTGTCGGCTTCTTTTTCTGAATCTATGTGCATTTGCTCAAATTCCTCTTTCCtacttgatttaatttttcttaataaaatctaCAGAATAATGTTCCAAGCCCTGGTCTCGAATTATTCTGCACTACATACAGGTTTGTCAGGCTAGATCATAAACATTAATTACCTTTGTctatatttcaaataatatataacgGATATCTCTGGACTAGCAATATTTTGGAGAATTAACCACATTGAGAGTCCATTCGTTTCTTGAAATATGGTTTCTATATTGAAACCAACTCTCAATGGCCACTGTCCATTCCTCTTAAATCCTGACTAACAAGACGATATTgtcaataataacaataattttacaaattaatttcGTTCTGCACAGAAAGctgctaaaatatttattagttggTAATATAACAACATAAGCTCCATAAAGAGATCATCACTACATATGCCATCCGTAGTTTACAGACCCGCATTTCCTTCTAATTTGCCCTTGTTCTCCTGTTAGTACCCCCACACTACCCATCTTCACCATTGATGCTGCAAAATCGCTGGAGAAAAGATAAGGGTATGAACTATAGGAGTTGACCAATGCAGCTGTTCTTGAATCTGTCATTAGAGCTTGATCAGATTCAAGAAGGCCAGTATTGGTCACAAGGTTGGTAAAATATGAATTGTCAAATCTATAAGCACTTGCGGAGTCAAGAGGAACTAGATCCCTGTTTGATGCATCTTTGTTAGGACACATACTTTGCAAGTTCTTCAGTGCTGAAGAATCAAGTCCAGGATCAGGCATGCCAGAGCCTTTGAAGTTAAATAGCCTGTTCTTGAAGGTGAAGCACTGAGCAAAACCTAGGGTATGTGCTCCTGTACCATTCAGAAATAAACGTCACTATTGTTGCGCATTGCTTTTTATACATTGTGGTCAGAAATAGTTCCAGTTTTAATTATCAGATTTTGAGGAGAGTCATATGCATATACTTTTAGTCTTCAAATCCTCTCATAAATTTTagtcttttgtttttgtttccaTGTAAAATTAATCAAGTTTGTCCTTTTAATAAGGAAGGATAAAATTGGCATTATAGTAGTTATTATGGTTTTGAGTATTGAGAATCTATGCAGATGATGTGCGGCCATTTATTGCAATCACTCcattactttaaaattattattttttatccactgtatatatacatgtttgttttacattttaaaaatttaatgatcgatatattattaaattaattaaaattaataaataaatatcaatataattggtgtgattataaatgaaaacataaacataaattttccttttgaatTAAGCATTATTCTTATTTCGAGTTCTATTTTTGAAGCAATTAAAATGAGCAAATAGGGCGAAGAACATGAACCTGAGAGGACTACAACATCCTTTAAGTCAAGGCCCTGAGCTACGAACTTAGCAGTGATGTTTTCTAGCGACTCAAAAGGAATAGGCAAGTTTTCATT comes from Ricinus communis isolate WT05 ecotype wild-type chromosome 5, ASM1957865v1, whole genome shotgun sequence and encodes:
- the LOC8283273 gene encoding uncharacterized protein LOC8283273, yielding MSTPLDQQQQESPSIEINQQAYTAHTGHGSVGPVIAVLAVITILGVVAGMIGRLCSGRRVMGHGQYDFEGWVERKCSSCLDGRVDPPPTRPADIPVAEPVEEEGAHEDKGEEQKHEQDKQKSHASTSES